Proteins encoded by one window of Castor canadensis chromosome 2, mCasCan1.hap1v2, whole genome shotgun sequence:
- the Tac1 gene encoding protachykinin-1 isoform X4, which yields MKILVALAVFFLVSTQLFAEEIGANDDLNYWSDWSDSDQIKEELPEPFEHLLQRIARRPKPQQFFGLMGKRDAGHGQISHKMAYERSAMQDYERRRK from the exons ATGAAAATCCTCGTGGCCTTGGCAGTCTTCTTTCTTGTCTCCACTCAACTGTTTGCAGAGGAAATCGGTGCGAACGATGATCTAAATTATTGGTCCGACTGGTCCGACAGTGACCAGATCAAG GAGGAGCTGCCGGAGCCCTTCGAGCATCTTCTGCAGAGAATCGCCCGGAGACCCAAGCCTCAGCAGTTCTTTGGATTAATGGGCAAACGGGATGCTG GACATGGCCAGATCTCTCACAAAA TGGCGTATGAAAGAAGTGCAATGCAGGATTATGAAAGAAGACGTAAATAA
- the Tac1 gene encoding protachykinin-1 isoform X2: MKILVALAVFFLVSTQLFAEEIGANDDLNYWSDWSDSDQIKEELPEPFEHLLQRIARRPKPQQFFGLMGKRDAGHGQISHKRHKTDSFVGLMGKRALNSVAYERSAMQDYERRRK, translated from the exons ATGAAAATCCTCGTGGCCTTGGCAGTCTTCTTTCTTGTCTCCACTCAACTGTTTGCAGAGGAAATCGGTGCGAACGATGATCTAAATTATTGGTCCGACTGGTCCGACAGTGACCAGATCAAG GAGGAGCTGCCGGAGCCCTTCGAGCATCTTCTGCAGAGAATCGCCCGGAGACCCAAGCCTCAGCAGTTCTTTGGATTAATGGGCAAACGGGATGCTG GACATGGCCAGATCTCTCACAAAA gGCATAAAACAGATTCCTTTGTTGGACTAATGGGCAAAAGAGCTTTAAATTCTG TGGCGTATGAAAGAAGTGCAATGCAGGATTATGAAAGAAGACGTAAATAA
- the Tac1 gene encoding protachykinin-1 isoform X3, translating to MKILVALAVFFLVSTQLFAEEIGANDDLNYWSDWSDSDQIKEELPEPFEHLLQRIARRPKPQQFFGLMGKRDADPSIEKQVALLKSLYGHGQISHKMAYERSAMQDYERRRK from the exons ATGAAAATCCTCGTGGCCTTGGCAGTCTTCTTTCTTGTCTCCACTCAACTGTTTGCAGAGGAAATCGGTGCGAACGATGATCTAAATTATTGGTCCGACTGGTCCGACAGTGACCAGATCAAG GAGGAGCTGCCGGAGCCCTTCGAGCATCTTCTGCAGAGAATCGCCCGGAGACCCAAGCCTCAGCAGTTCTTTGGATTAATGGGCAAACGGGATGCTG ATCCCTCAATTGAAAAACAAGTGGCCCTGTTAAAGTCTCTTTATG GACATGGCCAGATCTCTCACAAAA TGGCGTATGAAAGAAGTGCAATGCAGGATTATGAAAGAAGACGTAAATAA
- the Tac1 gene encoding protachykinin-1 isoform X1, which yields MKILVALAVFFLVSTQLFAEEIGANDDLNYWSDWSDSDQIKEELPEPFEHLLQRIARRPKPQQFFGLMGKRDADPSIEKQVALLKSLYGHGQISHKRHKTDSFVGLMGKRALNSVAYERSAMQDYERRRK from the exons ATGAAAATCCTCGTGGCCTTGGCAGTCTTCTTTCTTGTCTCCACTCAACTGTTTGCAGAGGAAATCGGTGCGAACGATGATCTAAATTATTGGTCCGACTGGTCCGACAGTGACCAGATCAAG GAGGAGCTGCCGGAGCCCTTCGAGCATCTTCTGCAGAGAATCGCCCGGAGACCCAAGCCTCAGCAGTTCTTTGGATTAATGGGCAAACGGGATGCTG ATCCCTCAATTGAAAAACAAGTGGCCCTGTTAAAGTCTCTTTATG GACATGGCCAGATCTCTCACAAAA gGCATAAAACAGATTCCTTTGTTGGACTAATGGGCAAAAGAGCTTTAAATTCTG TGGCGTATGAAAGAAGTGCAATGCAGGATTATGAAAGAAGACGTAAATAA